From the Pseudarthrobacter sp. MM222 genome, one window contains:
- a CDS encoding sensor histidine kinase, whose amino-acid sequence MSLAGQYLFLQLLIVLAVLVAVVAISLAQSAAAFERIEGRRALSAAEALGGNPTVRVLLPTAEPRSGSALPAVAESVRTLSGSSQVALAKLDGTVVASSDPGQLGKPLELGESRVMEGRAWTGVVGGSGTPYLSAHVPVLADNGAMIGIASISRNYPSTLERLGDAVPNLLTYLGVASVLGVAGSLLLARRVKRQTLGMEPKEITNLVENREAMLHGLKEGVVALDPHERITVVNESARQLLGLSPDCVGKNLGSLAVEPALREVLTRDQPGPDRLVLVGERLVVLNRMPMLSRGRTIGSVTTLRDRTELSSLERELGTTRTATDTLRAQAHEFANQLHIISGLIQIGEYDAVVQFVNGATLDRTRLNEEVTSRIGDPALAALLIAKSSLAAEGGVALQLSPDSHLGPVEEDLSRDLTTVVGNLVDNALDAVRGTADAVVQVLVDDGGDELRVVVKDSGPGVPPEHMDAIFRQGFTTKQATADGGRGYGLALSRVVCQRRGGQLSVHNEAGAVFTATLVPRKVWP is encoded by the coding sequence ATGTCCCTGGCCGGGCAGTACCTGTTCCTGCAGCTGCTGATCGTCCTGGCCGTGCTGGTAGCGGTGGTCGCGATTTCGCTGGCGCAGTCAGCCGCCGCCTTTGAAAGGATAGAAGGCCGCAGGGCGTTGTCCGCGGCCGAGGCCCTGGGCGGCAATCCCACTGTCCGCGTCCTCCTTCCGACGGCGGAACCACGTAGCGGGTCGGCGCTGCCCGCGGTGGCCGAGTCCGTCCGCACCCTGTCCGGTTCCTCGCAAGTAGCGCTGGCCAAACTGGACGGCACCGTCGTCGCGTCCTCCGACCCCGGACAACTCGGCAAGCCCCTCGAACTGGGGGAGAGCAGAGTCATGGAGGGCCGGGCCTGGACCGGGGTGGTGGGCGGATCGGGAACGCCGTACCTCTCGGCCCACGTGCCGGTCCTGGCTGATAACGGCGCCATGATCGGCATCGCGTCCATCAGCCGGAACTACCCGTCCACGCTGGAGCGGCTGGGCGACGCCGTGCCGAACCTGCTCACCTATCTTGGCGTGGCCAGCGTGCTCGGCGTCGCGGGCTCGCTTCTTCTGGCGCGGAGGGTGAAACGCCAGACCCTGGGCATGGAACCGAAAGAGATCACCAACCTGGTGGAAAACCGCGAGGCCATGCTGCATGGTCTCAAGGAAGGCGTGGTGGCCCTGGACCCGCACGAACGGATCACGGTGGTCAACGAGAGCGCCCGCCAGCTCCTGGGACTGTCGCCGGACTGCGTGGGCAAGAACCTCGGCAGCCTGGCCGTGGAGCCCGCGTTGCGGGAGGTTCTCACCCGGGACCAGCCGGGTCCGGACAGGCTTGTGCTGGTGGGTGAGCGGCTTGTTGTCCTCAACAGGATGCCCATGCTCTCGCGCGGCCGCACCATAGGTTCCGTGACCACGCTTCGTGACCGCACCGAACTGTCCTCGCTCGAGCGTGAGTTGGGAACCACACGCACCGCAACGGACACCCTCCGTGCCCAGGCCCACGAATTCGCGAACCAGCTGCACATCATTTCCGGCCTCATCCAGATCGGCGAGTACGACGCGGTGGTTCAGTTCGTCAACGGAGCAACCCTGGACCGGACCAGGCTCAACGAAGAAGTGACCAGCAGGATCGGCGACCCCGCGCTGGCAGCGCTGCTGATCGCAAAGTCCAGCCTTGCGGCCGAGGGCGGAGTGGCGCTCCAGCTGTCTCCGGACTCCCATTTGGGACCGGTGGAGGAGGACTTGTCCAGGGACCTGACAACCGTGGTGGGCAACCTTGTCGACAACGCCCTGGATGCCGTCCGGGGAACCGCCGACGCCGTCGTCCAAGTTCTGGTCGACGACGGCGGCGATGAGTTGCGCGTCGTCGTGAAGGACTCCGGTCCCGGCGTGCCGCCGGAACACATGGATGCCATCTTCCGGCAAGGATTCACCACCAAACAAGCCACTGCCGACGGCGGACGCGGCTACGGCCTGGCCCTGTCCCGGGTGGTTTGCCAGCGCCGGGGAGGGCAGCTTTCGGTACACAACGAGGCCGGGGCGGTCTTCACTGCGACGCTCGTCCCGAGGAAGGTGTGGCCATGA